A single window of Granulicella sibirica DNA harbors:
- a CDS encoding glycoside hydrolase family 130 protein translates to MKNARFLLVAMVGLLSLGAQAQDTWQIGPFTRPLSGNPVIAPRPVSSFLDPNSKTTTHWEALHTFNPAAVVRNGKVYVLYRAEDDSGAMEIGMHTSRLGLAESTDGVHFTRMAAPVFYPGIDSQHDREFPGGVEDPRLVEAPDGTYVLTYTQWNRKTFSVGIATSPDLTHWTKHGPAFLTAAGGKYAGLRYKSAGIVTQLEGGRLIAVKIGGKFWMYWGEGAIRIATSTDLIHWTPVEDDKGAPRELMRPRPGHFDSTFPETGPPPVLTAEGIVVLYNGKNGTDTGDPALGPNAYAAGEALFAGDDPTHLLVQTEHPVLKPELPFEKTGQYPAGTTFAEGLVFFRGQWLLYYGCADSLVAVAMAPGH, encoded by the coding sequence ATGAAGAATGCGCGGTTTCTCCTCGTGGCGATGGTTGGGCTTTTGTCCCTTGGTGCGCAGGCACAGGACACGTGGCAGATTGGGCCGTTTACCCGGCCTTTGAGCGGGAACCCGGTGATTGCGCCTCGGCCCGTCTCCAGCTTTCTTGATCCGAATTCGAAGACGACTACGCATTGGGAGGCGCTGCATACGTTCAATCCTGCTGCGGTTGTACGGAATGGCAAGGTGTACGTGCTCTATCGCGCGGAGGATGATTCGGGTGCGATGGAGATCGGGATGCACACCTCTCGGCTTGGGCTGGCGGAGAGTACGGACGGCGTCCACTTTACGCGGATGGCGGCCCCCGTGTTCTACCCAGGGATCGACTCGCAGCATGATCGGGAGTTTCCGGGCGGTGTCGAAGATCCTCGGCTTGTTGAGGCTCCGGATGGGACGTATGTGCTGACGTATACACAATGGAACCGCAAGACGTTTTCAGTGGGCATTGCGACTTCGCCTGATCTGACACATTGGACGAAGCATGGGCCTGCGTTTCTCACGGCGGCGGGTGGAAAGTATGCGGGGCTGCGGTACAAGTCGGCGGGGATTGTGACGCAGTTAGAGGGAGGGCGGTTGATCGCGGTGAAGATTGGCGGAAAGTTCTGGATGTACTGGGGTGAAGGTGCGATCCGGATTGCTACTTCGACGGATCTGATTCACTGGACGCCGGTCGAGGACGATAAGGGGGCTCCGCGGGAGTTGATGCGTCCGCGTCCGGGACACTTCGACAGTACCTTTCCCGAGACAGGGCCTCCGCCTGTGCTGACTGCTGAGGGGATCGTCGTTCTCTACAACGGGAAGAACGGGACGGATACGGGTGATCCGGCTCTGGGGCCCAATGCCTATGCTGCGGGCGAGGCTTTGTTCGCCGGGGATGATCCGACACATTTGTTGGTGCAGACGGAGCATCCCGTGCTGAAGCCGGAGTTGCCGTTTGAGAAGACGGGCCAGTATCCGGCGGGGACGACGTTCGCCGAGGGACTAGTGTTCTTTCGTGGCCAGTGGCTGCTCTATTACGGGTGCGCCGATTCACTGGTGGCCGTGGCGATGGCTCCTGGGCATTGA
- the folP gene encoding dihydropteroate synthase has translation MGILNVTPDSFSDGGRYLGQHDAIEHGLTLLDEGADLLDLGGESTRPDATPLPAEEEQRRVLPVLSAILKARPEAIVSIDTYHASTARLAVEAGAEIVNDVSGGLWDAAMLSTVAEMECGAILMHTRGKPEEWRSLALLAPEEIPSMVTGDLRQRTEEARAAGIAEDRVMLDPGFGFGKTGAQNYPLLAHLEQLHGLGFPLLVGISRKGFLTQTAYSLHHGHVPTPAQRLTLTTAANTAAVLAGAHVLRVHDVPAALEAAAIADAILGGN, from the coding sequence ATGGGCATCCTGAATGTGACGCCGGACAGCTTTTCCGATGGTGGCCGTTATCTCGGGCAGCACGATGCGATCGAGCACGGGTTGACGCTTCTGGATGAGGGCGCGGACCTCCTGGATCTGGGTGGGGAGTCGACGCGTCCGGATGCTACCCCGCTTCCGGCGGAGGAGGAGCAGAGGCGTGTGCTGCCTGTGCTTAGCGCCATTTTGAAGGCGCGGCCCGAGGCGATAGTCTCGATCGACACCTATCATGCGTCGACGGCGCGGCTGGCCGTCGAGGCGGGAGCGGAGATCGTCAACGATGTGAGCGGCGGGCTTTGGGATGCGGCGATGCTCTCGACGGTGGCGGAGATGGAGTGCGGGGCGATCCTGATGCATACGAGAGGGAAGCCTGAGGAGTGGCGGAGCCTGGCGCTGCTTGCCCCGGAGGAGATTCCATCGATGGTGACGGGAGACCTGAGGCAGAGGACGGAGGAGGCTCGGGCGGCCGGAATTGCTGAGGATCGAGTCATGCTCGACCCTGGGTTTGGATTCGGGAAGACGGGAGCGCAGAACTATCCTCTGCTGGCGCATTTGGAGCAACTGCATGGGCTGGGATTTCCGCTGCTCGTGGGGATCTCGCGGAAGGGTTTCCTCACCCAAACGGCGTATTCGCTGCACCATGGTCATGTCCCGACGCCGGCGCAGCGGTTGACGCTGACGACGGCTGCGAATACCGCTGCAGTGCTTGCAGGAGCGCATGTTTTGCGGGTTCACGACGTGCCGGCGGCGCTGGAGGCGGCGGCAATCGCTGACGCTATCCTTGGGGGGAATTGA
- a CDS encoding response regulator encodes MKQRRILLVDDEITVLLTLKAVLEISGFDVDTAASAKEGKSKIGKREYEMIITDMRMEHDVAGVEVIKAARTAKYHPAVALLTAFPMSDEDWQETGADKMLVKPMQTRMLIQQLEKLLTAHQAKLAKAAGGEAKPKKPIAAPEPEAVGAGKVSKNKAKK; translated from the coding sequence GTGAAGCAACGACGGATTTTGCTTGTCGATGATGAGATTACGGTGCTGCTGACGTTGAAGGCGGTGCTCGAGATCAGCGGGTTTGACGTGGATACGGCGGCGTCGGCCAAGGAAGGCAAGTCGAAGATCGGCAAGCGCGAGTACGAGATGATCATCACGGACATGCGCATGGAGCATGACGTGGCGGGTGTCGAGGTGATCAAGGCGGCGCGGACGGCGAAGTATCACCCGGCGGTGGCGTTGCTGACGGCCTTTCCGATGTCGGACGAAGACTGGCAGGAGACGGGCGCGGACAAGATGCTCGTGAAGCCGATGCAGACGCGCATGTTGATCCAGCAACTGGAAAAGCTGCTGACGGCGCATCAGGCGAAGCTGGCGAAGGCTGCGGGTGGAGAAGCGAAGCCGAAGAAGCCGATTGCTGCGCCTGAGCCCGAGGCGGTTGGGGCAGGGAAGGTCAGCAAGAATAAGGCTAAGAAGTAA
- a CDS encoding transporter, with translation MPTTDKLHRLDKLFLPGATLAVLLFLAPASLLAQTQVDCKTPQPPTTPVQVDNAESTSKPDAAQLPEANPSRPTITNPAHIPPVGYLQFEQGFLQANGSPSGLDHQFSLNQAIRLSLHPRLMLEFESQPFALTREDATPDAPAASQSDPGDLILGVQGLAIKEVGRIPTIAGAYLQRVRSGTAPDLDIGSFSRSAVILVSGDLGDFHYDSNFSGSEQQQVLLRRAQYGQTLSITHDLFSKALHQKLELTGELWHFSQPLVTATRSGTASPRSNAVGTLWALGYTLRPNVVLDAGLNHGLTSTSTDWQGFAGFTYVFPHRLWPHQDNLPQSLNHRHVHRR, from the coding sequence GTGCCGACCACAGATAAGCTACATAGGCTAGACAAGTTATTCCTCCCGGGCGCCACCCTCGCGGTCCTGCTCTTCCTCGCCCCCGCGTCCCTGCTCGCCCAAACGCAAGTCGACTGCAAAACGCCCCAGCCCCCCACGACGCCCGTCCAGGTCGATAACGCCGAATCCACCTCAAAGCCTGACGCCGCTCAACTCCCGGAAGCTAACCCAAGCCGCCCCACCATCACCAACCCCGCCCACATTCCGCCCGTAGGCTACCTGCAGTTCGAACAGGGCTTCCTCCAGGCCAACGGATCACCCTCCGGCCTCGACCACCAGTTCAGCCTCAACCAGGCCATCCGCCTTTCCCTGCATCCACGCCTCATGCTTGAGTTCGAAAGCCAGCCCTTCGCCCTCACCCGCGAGGACGCCACACCCGACGCCCCCGCAGCCAGCCAGTCTGACCCTGGTGACCTCATCCTCGGAGTGCAAGGCCTCGCCATCAAGGAAGTCGGACGCATCCCCACCATCGCGGGGGCTTACCTCCAGCGCGTCCGTTCCGGCACCGCTCCAGACCTCGACATCGGCAGCTTCTCCCGTTCCGCCGTCATTCTCGTCAGCGGTGACCTCGGCGACTTCCACTACGACAGCAACTTTAGCGGCTCCGAGCAGCAACAAGTGCTGCTCCGCCGTGCACAGTACGGTCAAACTCTCTCGATCACCCACGATCTCTTCTCCAAAGCCCTGCATCAGAAGCTCGAACTCACCGGCGAGCTCTGGCACTTCAGCCAGCCCCTCGTCACCGCAACCCGCTCCGGCACAGCCAGCCCACGCAGCAACGCCGTCGGCACGCTCTGGGCGCTCGGCTACACTCTTCGCCCCAACGTCGTCCTCGACGCCGGCCTCAACCACGGACTCACCTCCACCTCCACGGACTGGCAGGGTTTCGCCGGCTTCACCTACGTCTTCCCCCACCGCCTCTGGCCTCACCAGGACAACCTGCCGCAGTCGCTCAACCACCGCCATGTCCATCGGCGATAA
- a CDS encoding VOC family protein: MAMTLGGVTPLLQVYDMPTSIRFYRDLLGFEVIQTSPVMGPDFFHWAMLRLGGATLMLNTAYEFDDERPLPPDAGRVVGHNDTGLYFGCSNIEEAYVALQAKGVAVTAPKVAPYGMLQMPVHDPDGYFLCFQAPANT, from the coding sequence ATGGCGATGACGTTGGGTGGGGTGACTCCGCTTCTTCAGGTGTATGACATGCCGACTTCGATCCGGTTCTACCGGGATCTGCTTGGTTTTGAGGTTATTCAGACGTCACCGGTGATGGGTCCGGATTTCTTCCACTGGGCGATGCTTCGATTGGGCGGAGCTACGCTGATGCTCAACACGGCGTATGAGTTTGACGACGAGAGGCCACTGCCTCCAGATGCTGGAAGGGTTGTGGGCCACAACGATACCGGGCTCTATTTCGGCTGCTCGAATATCGAAGAAGCTTATGTTGCGTTACAGGCGAAGGGTGTTGCGGTGACTGCTCCGAAGGTTGCGCCTTACGGCATGTTGCAGATGCCGGTTCACGATCCGGATGGGTATTTCCTTTGCTTCCAGGCACCGGCGAACACATGA
- a CDS encoding TonB-dependent receptor, whose protein sequence is MQTSRFAGLGGNFGVRFVGTNAADSANSFFVPNYALIDGSLRFNWRRTLFAVNATNLTDKRYIATCSGLNYCYAGYARNVIGTAKYRF, encoded by the coding sequence GTGCAGACCAGCCGTTTCGCAGGCCTCGGAGGAAACTTCGGAGTCCGCTTCGTCGGAACCAACGCCGCCGACAGCGCCAACTCCTTCTTCGTCCCAAACTACGCCCTCATCGACGGCTCGCTTCGCTTCAACTGGCGCAGGACCCTCTTCGCCGTCAACGCAACCAACCTCACCGACAAGCGCTACATCGCCACCTGCTCCGGCCTGAACTACTGCTACGCCGGCTACGCAAGAAACGTCATCGGCACCGCCAAGTACCGCTTCTAA
- a CDS encoding DUF3037 domain-containing protein, with the protein MQTSFDYATIRVVPRVECEEFINAGIVVFCLERRFLDARIHVAPLRLQALWSGIDVDKIRRHLEAVPLLCAGDPSAGPIAQLSQRERFHWLVAPRSTIIQTSAVHTGLTEDPSATLESLMRRVRGEC; encoded by the coding sequence ATGCAGACCTCGTTTGACTACGCCACCATCCGCGTCGTCCCCCGCGTCGAGTGCGAGGAGTTCATCAACGCCGGCATCGTCGTTTTCTGCCTCGAAAGGCGCTTCCTCGACGCCCGCATCCACGTTGCCCCGCTCCGCCTCCAGGCACTTTGGTCCGGCATAGACGTCGACAAGATCCGACGCCACCTCGAAGCCGTCCCCCTCCTCTGTGCCGGCGACCCCTCCGCCGGCCCCATCGCACAACTCTCCCAGCGCGAGCGTTTCCACTGGCTCGTCGCCCCGCGTAGCACCATCATCCAGACCTCCGCCGTCCACACCGGCCTGACGGAAGATCCCTCAGCCACACTCGAAAGCCTCATGCGCCGCGTTCGCGGGGAGTGCTGA
- a CDS encoding HipA family kinase has protein sequence MAESLRTIQATRYVTPLREGGSLPAIIEAADLGLYVLKFRGAGQGPLALVAELVAGEIGRTLGLRVPELVLVEVEEALGRNEPDQEIRDLLKRSVGLNLAMDFLPGATMFDLAAGDRVDPTIASLAVWFDAFVTNVDRTARNPNLLVWHHNPWFIDHGAALYFQHQWRAGGAIVDPAARFAAIKQHVLLPAATSIRKADQTAKTHLNESAFRAILELVPDTWLLGANLTEDPKTMREAYTAYFTTRLSNTAGFVEEAEQAHADLV, from the coding sequence ATGGCAGAGAGCCTGAGGACAATCCAAGCCACCCGCTATGTCACGCCTCTGCGCGAAGGCGGCTCCCTGCCCGCCATCATCGAGGCCGCTGACCTTGGCCTCTACGTCCTCAAGTTCCGCGGGGCCGGCCAGGGCCCGCTTGCCCTCGTTGCCGAACTGGTCGCCGGCGAAATCGGCCGCACCCTCGGCCTCCGGGTTCCTGAGCTGGTCCTCGTCGAAGTCGAAGAAGCGCTGGGCCGCAACGAGCCCGACCAGGAGATCCGCGACCTTCTCAAGCGCAGCGTCGGCCTCAACCTGGCCATGGACTTCCTCCCCGGAGCCACCATGTTTGACCTTGCCGCCGGAGACCGCGTCGATCCCACCATCGCCTCGTTGGCCGTCTGGTTCGACGCCTTTGTCACTAATGTCGACCGAACCGCCCGCAATCCCAACCTCCTCGTGTGGCACCACAACCCATGGTTCATCGACCACGGCGCCGCCCTCTACTTCCAGCACCAATGGCGCGCCGGGGGCGCAATCGTCGACCCGGCCGCCCGCTTCGCCGCCATCAAACAACACGTCCTCCTTCCGGCAGCGACGTCCATCCGCAAAGCGGATCAAACCGCAAAGACCCATCTCAACGAATCTGCCTTCCGCGCGATCCTCGAGCTCGTCCCGGATACATGGCTCCTCGGTGCGAATCTGACGGAAGACCCAAAAACTATGCGCGAGGCCTACACCGCATACTTCACCACACGCCTGAGCAATACAGCCGGATTCGTCGAGGAGGCGGAGCAAGCGCATGCAGACCTCGTTTGA
- a CDS encoding DNA recombination protein RmuC has product MDTGLLIVVALQFFTLIAVVILYLRKPAGVTQDPRLAQIPDSLIRHETRLQALDENLRSGLESLNSALRSDLALHRSEAAANALNTREGHDRTSQHLREELTASVARLSGVLLSGLESFRTDNRAADEALKSAVANDLSNIGQRLANFINEANRAQIEARESLHTRLTALNEANVAHQEKLRATVGDSLAKINTDNTAKLEEMRLTVDEKLHATLHTRLTESFGQVTDQLSKVHTGLGEMSKLSEGVDDLSRIFTNVKSRGGFAEVQLGMLLEQMLAPSQFVRNARVKMNTLEAVEFAVRFPGQAGDTLLPIDAKFPREAWERLENAYESNRPEEITAAGKVFEAAIRTEGERICKKYINPPVTTPHAIMFLPTEGLYAEVMRRDALQAEIQSKCQVTIAGPSTLSAILTSFQMGFHMLALQEKGDEVWKVLETAKSEFKKFGMLMDKVQRQVGTVQTTLGEIGGKTTTINRALKAVSDPVDERSEVLGFDEFAGVAGRLAATGSDEG; this is encoded by the coding sequence ATGGATACTGGCCTCCTTATCGTTGTAGCGCTGCAATTCTTCACGTTGATCGCGGTCGTGATCCTTTATCTCCGAAAGCCTGCCGGTGTTACCCAGGATCCTCGGCTCGCCCAGATTCCCGATTCGTTGATTCGTCATGAGACGCGACTGCAGGCTCTCGACGAGAATCTAAGGTCGGGGCTTGAGTCGCTCAACTCTGCGCTGCGGTCTGATCTTGCGCTGCATCGGAGCGAGGCGGCAGCGAATGCTTTGAACACGCGCGAAGGGCATGACCGTACGTCGCAGCATCTTCGGGAAGAGTTGACCGCTTCCGTGGCTCGGCTTTCCGGTGTGCTGCTCTCGGGCTTGGAGAGCTTTCGCACGGATAATCGCGCGGCGGATGAGGCCCTCAAAAGCGCGGTTGCGAATGATCTAAGCAATATCGGGCAGAGGCTGGCGAACTTTATCAACGAGGCGAACCGGGCGCAGATCGAGGCGCGGGAGTCGCTGCATACGCGGCTGACGGCCTTGAACGAGGCGAATGTCGCGCACCAGGAGAAGCTGCGGGCTACCGTTGGAGACTCGCTCGCGAAGATCAATACTGACAACACCGCCAAGCTTGAGGAGATGCGGTTGACCGTCGACGAGAAGCTGCATGCGACGCTGCATACGCGGCTGACAGAGAGTTTTGGGCAGGTGACGGATCAACTCAGTAAGGTGCATACGGGGCTTGGGGAGATGTCGAAACTGTCGGAAGGAGTGGATGACCTTTCGCGGATCTTTACGAACGTGAAGTCGCGTGGCGGCTTCGCCGAGGTTCAGCTTGGGATGCTGCTCGAGCAGATGCTGGCGCCGTCGCAGTTCGTTCGGAACGCGCGGGTGAAGATGAACACGCTCGAGGCGGTGGAATTCGCGGTTCGGTTCCCGGGACAGGCGGGCGATACGCTTCTGCCGATCGACGCGAAGTTTCCGCGCGAGGCGTGGGAGCGGCTTGAGAACGCCTATGAGTCGAACCGGCCTGAGGAGATTACGGCCGCAGGGAAGGTGTTCGAGGCGGCGATCCGGACCGAGGGCGAGCGGATCTGCAAGAAGTACATCAACCCGCCGGTGACGACGCCGCACGCGATCATGTTTCTGCCGACCGAGGGGCTTTATGCCGAGGTGATGCGCCGGGATGCGCTGCAGGCGGAGATTCAGTCGAAGTGCCAGGTGACGATTGCTGGGCCTTCCACCCTTTCCGCTATTTTGACGAGCTTCCAGATGGGCTTCCATATGCTCGCGCTGCAGGAGAAGGGTGATGAGGTCTGGAAGGTGCTTGAGACCGCAAAATCAGAGTTCAAGAAGTTTGGGATGCTGATGGATAAGGTACAGCGGCAAGTGGGGACAGTGCAGACGACGCTTGGTGAGATTGGCGGCAAGACGACGACCATCAATCGGGCGTTGAAGGCTGTGAGCGATCCTGTGGACGAGCGTTCCGAGGTGTTGGGGTTCGACGAGTTTGCCGGGGTTGCGGGCCGGCTTGCTGCTACCGGTAGTGACGAGGGATAA
- a CDS encoding cytochrome P460 family protein, which produces MPTRNILAACASLTAILIAATAVHTTHRVQAQSKTYSPEYTKSGELIAPTNYRQWIFLTSGFDMTYRERKGAPDHSMFDNVFVNPEAYASFLETGTWPDKTVLVLENRGAQEKGEVIVKGGRFQGTEVMGLEVHVKDSTHFNREGIGGQWGFYDVGSDGKGKLFEPSASCYTCHAQHAAVDTTFVQFYPTLIELAAKKGTLSDAYRRERDSSQPAAPESKQSPKP; this is translated from the coding sequence ATGCCCACGCGAAACATCCTGGCGGCCTGCGCCAGCCTTACAGCGATCCTCATCGCGGCAACCGCCGTGCACACTACTCATCGCGTCCAAGCCCAATCAAAAACATACTCCCCTGAATACACCAAGTCCGGCGAACTCATTGCTCCAACGAACTACCGCCAGTGGATCTTCCTCACCTCGGGCTTCGACATGACCTACCGCGAGCGCAAGGGCGCGCCCGATCACTCCATGTTCGACAACGTCTTCGTCAACCCCGAGGCCTATGCCAGCTTCCTTGAAACCGGCACCTGGCCCGACAAGACCGTCCTTGTCCTCGAAAATCGTGGCGCGCAGGAAAAAGGTGAGGTCATCGTCAAGGGCGGGCGATTTCAGGGCACCGAAGTCATGGGCCTTGAAGTCCACGTCAAGGACTCTACTCACTTCAACCGCGAGGGCATCGGCGGACAATGGGGTTTCTATGATGTCGGCAGCGACGGCAAGGGCAAGCTCTTCGAGCCGTCCGCAAGCTGTTACACGTGCCACGCCCAGCACGCCGCCGTCGACACCACGTTCGTCCAGTTCTACCCAACACTCATAGAGCTCGCCGCGAAAAAGGGCACCCTCAGCGATGCATACCGCCGCGAGCGCGACTCCTCCCAGCCAGCCGCGCCCGAGTCAAAACAATCGCCTAAGCCGTAA
- a CDS encoding alkene reductase, which produces MAGLLDPIQVGDLSLPNRIWMAPLTRLRGTVDHLPTPVMIEYYRQRASAGLIISEGTPVSPMGVGYPQVPGIWSAEQVAGWKPVTQAVHEEGGKIFAQIWHVGRISAPVYLNGRSPVSSVAVAAKGTVNILRPETPFPVPHALTVPEIAEVIEEFRRGAQNAQDAGFDGVEIHGANGYLIDQFTQDGPNTRTDEYGGSIENRGRFMLEVLDAVTSVWGPGRVGMHLAPRGDSHSAGDSNPAATFEYVAREMGKRKIAFIAAREYAGPDSLGPKLKEAFGGVFVANEKFTKAAGDEVIVQGKADAVLYGKLFISNPDLPERFATGAPLNAPIPQTFYTHGPEGYIDYPALSTEAATV; this is translated from the coding sequence GTGGCTGGTTTGCTGGATCCGATACAAGTGGGTGATTTGTCCTTACCGAACCGCATCTGGATGGCGCCCCTCACGCGTCTCCGTGGCACCGTCGATCACCTCCCGACCCCGGTCATGATCGAGTACTACCGCCAGCGCGCGAGCGCCGGCCTCATCATCTCCGAAGGCACACCCGTCAGCCCCATGGGCGTCGGCTACCCGCAGGTCCCCGGCATCTGGAGCGCCGAGCAGGTCGCCGGCTGGAAGCCCGTCACCCAGGCCGTCCACGAGGAAGGCGGAAAGATCTTCGCCCAGATCTGGCACGTCGGCCGCATCTCCGCGCCGGTCTACCTCAACGGCCGGAGCCCTGTCTCTTCCGTCGCCGTCGCCGCTAAGGGCACAGTCAACATCCTGCGCCCCGAAACCCCGTTCCCGGTTCCCCACGCCCTCACCGTCCCCGAGATCGCCGAGGTCATCGAAGAGTTCCGTCGCGGCGCCCAGAATGCCCAGGACGCCGGTTTCGACGGTGTCGAGATCCACGGAGCCAACGGCTACCTCATCGACCAGTTCACCCAAGACGGACCAAACACTCGCACCGACGAGTACGGCGGCTCCATCGAGAATCGTGGCCGCTTCATGCTCGAAGTTCTCGACGCCGTCACCAGCGTCTGGGGTCCGGGACGCGTGGGCATGCATCTCGCTCCCCGCGGCGACTCGCACTCCGCCGGCGACTCCAACCCTGCGGCCACCTTCGAGTATGTGGCTCGCGAGATGGGCAAGCGCAAGATCGCCTTCATCGCCGCCCGCGAATATGCCGGACCCGACAGCCTCGGTCCAAAGCTCAAGGAAGCCTTTGGCGGAGTCTTCGTCGCCAACGAGAAGTTCACCAAGGCCGCAGGCGACGAGGTCATCGTCCAGGGTAAAGCCGACGCTGTCCTCTACGGCAAACTCTTCATCTCCAACCCCGACCTGCCCGAACGCTTCGCCACCGGAGCGCCGCTCAATGCACCCATCCCTCAAACCTTCTACACCCATGGCCCCGAGGGCTACATCGACTACCCTGCCCTTTCGACCGAAGCCGCAACCGTATAA
- a CDS encoding nuclear transport factor 2 family protein produces MSPLKALRKPFATFILLCGSASLLKAQTAPAATQDELYQTIASLDAQLFDAYNHCDLVKLGSMVTDDLEFYHDKTGLAVGKQIFLESIKTNICGKVTRQLVAGSLEAHPLNHYGAVEIGSHTFHHPGHESDPAGVAKFVMLWQFKDGTWKISRVISYDHT; encoded by the coding sequence ATGAGCCCCCTCAAAGCTCTGCGCAAGCCCTTCGCAACCTTTATCCTTCTTTGTGGTTCCGCATCGTTGCTGAAAGCCCAAACTGCACCCGCCGCAACTCAAGACGAGCTCTATCAAACCATCGCATCGCTCGATGCGCAGTTATTCGACGCCTACAACCACTGTGACCTGGTGAAACTCGGCTCCATGGTTACGGATGACCTGGAGTTCTATCATGACAAGACCGGACTCGCCGTAGGCAAGCAGATCTTCCTCGAAAGCATCAAGACAAACATTTGCGGCAAAGTAACACGTCAGTTAGTGGCGGGATCGCTCGAAGCCCATCCGCTCAATCATTACGGAGCGGTAGAGATCGGGTCGCACACGTTTCATCACCCCGGACACGAAAGCGATCCTGCAGGTGTAGCAAAGTTCGTGATGCTCTGGCAGTTCAAAGATGGTACGTGGAAGATCTCGCGTGTCATCAGCTACGACCACACTTAG
- a CDS encoding PepSY-associated TM helix domain-containing protein yields MSVLAAFLHHPSRLFLRRALFQIHLWAGVLISLYLVIISISGSILVFEDEFTARALNLPHFRLEKTAVASIPEVMRNFHEKYPQAWVTGLTVPTPAIPAFQLRATDATHRELRLTADPATAALTEQTRTWVDWIRDLHVYLLLGKSYGIQVNGIGAAILLLLAASGLVLWWPGIRVWTRGLRVSFRHNWRRINFDLHSAIGFWTLAIVVWWAFSGVYFAWYRQVAWVVSVISPIQGMKSPEMPPHPADATLPRITLEGLLAAAQQASPQAHLFSISDPSLHDGPGATIYTEMDLARPGDFSHRDIVTLDGGSGKVLTIWHYGQNHTAGDWILWAMHPLHFGKLWGICFKILWAVLGLALAVLTLTGLLMYWNRYLRHRFNSSTGRSQSHP; encoded by the coding sequence ATGTCCGTCCTAGCCGCCTTCCTCCACCACCCCAGCCGCCTGTTCCTTCGTCGCGCTCTCTTCCAGATCCACCTCTGGGCTGGCGTCCTCATCTCCCTCTACCTGGTAATCATCTCCATAAGCGGCTCCATCCTCGTCTTCGAAGACGAGTTCACCGCACGCGCCCTCAATCTCCCGCACTTCCGACTCGAAAAAACAGCCGTGGCCTCCATCCCGGAGGTCATGCGGAACTTCCACGAGAAGTATCCCCAGGCCTGGGTCACCGGCCTGACTGTCCCCACCCCGGCCATCCCAGCCTTCCAGCTCCGCGCCACGGACGCCACCCACCGCGAACTCCGCCTGACCGCCGATCCCGCAACCGCCGCCCTCACCGAGCAGACCCGCACCTGGGTCGACTGGATCCGCGACCTTCACGTCTACCTCCTCCTCGGCAAGTCGTACGGCATCCAGGTCAACGGCATCGGCGCCGCCATCCTCCTCCTCCTCGCTGCCTCCGGACTCGTCCTCTGGTGGCCGGGCATACGCGTCTGGACCCGCGGCCTCCGCGTCAGCTTCCGCCACAACTGGCGTCGCATCAACTTCGACCTTCACAGCGCCATTGGCTTCTGGACCCTGGCAATCGTCGTCTGGTGGGCCTTCTCCGGTGTCTACTTCGCCTGGTACAGGCAGGTCGCATGGGTCGTCTCTGTCATCTCGCCTATTCAGGGCATGAAGTCCCCCGAGATGCCACCCCACCCGGCAGACGCAACCCTCCCCCGTATTACCCTCGAAGGCCTCTTGGCCGCCGCCCAGCAAGCCTCCCCCCAGGCCCACCTCTTCAGCATCAGCGACCCATCCCTCCACGACGGCCCGGGAGCGACAATCTACACCGAGATGGACCTCGCCCGCCCCGGAGACTTCTCCCACCGCGACATCGTCACGCTTGACGGAGGCTCGGGCAAGGTACTCACCATCTGGCACTACGGCCAGAACCACACCGCCGGAGACTGGATCCTGTGGGCCATGCATCCCCTCCACTTCGGAAAACTCTGGGGAATTTGCTTCAAGATCCTCTGGGCTGTCCTGGGTCTCGCTCTCGCGGTCCTCACTCTTACCGGCCTGCTGATGTACTGGAACCGCTACCTCAGACATCGCTTCAACAGCAGCACGGGCCGGAGCCAAAGCCACCCCTGA